From a single Nicotiana tomentosiformis chromosome 2, ASM39032v3, whole genome shotgun sequence genomic region:
- the LOC104106560 gene encoding uncharacterized protein yields the protein MAKRELSSTLRNLKFMQRAALREEKPKKEEVEEVEGAEEEVEEEEVIPGGNFPSSAPKRCVVIREGDPHPGATRGRMSFQCFNPSIDKLREEASKPHSEGSAACSSEASEINSKRENGTSQCGLENSNVEDSCHSPNEDLKRKQDDTSSKAQYPNKSHKRVLGNPESSPSSSRSSQKPHGLDWSVLKPPKSQKKRR from the exons ATGGCAAAGCGTGAACTATCCAGCACCTTGAGGAACTTGAAG TTTATGCAAAGGGCAGCTCTGAGAGAGGAAAAGCCTAAGaaagaagaagtagaagaagtagaaggagcagaagaagaagtagaagaagaagaagtgataccTGGTGGAAATTTTCCCTCTAGTGCTCCCAAAAGATG TGTTGTCATTAGGGAAGGGGATCCCCACCCTGGGGCTACAAGGGGTCGGATGTCTTTTCAATGCTTTAATCCTTCTATTGAT AAATTAAGAGAAGAAGCGTCAAAACCACATTCTGAAGGTTCTGCTGCTTGTTCTTCAGAGGCGAGTGAAATAAATTCGAAAAG AGAAAATGGAACATCACAATGTGGGTTGGAGAACTCTAATGTGGAGGACTCGTGTCATTCTCCTAACGAAGATCTTAAAAGGAAGCAAGATGATACATCCTCTAAGGCGCAGtatccaaacaaatcacataagaGAGTTCTTGGCAATCCAGAGTCGTCACCTAGTAGTAGTCGGAGTTCCCAGAAGCCACATGGACTGGACTGGAGTGTTCTTAAACCTCCAAAGTCTCAAAAGAAAAGGCGGTAA